The Ipomoea triloba cultivar NCNSP0323 chromosome 4, ASM357664v1 DNA segment CGTACTacttacttttatttatttaaccgTGCCATAATCTAAATATATATCCTCAtctatcatttaattaattttcatttctacctatatatataaatccctaGCTTGTAACTATATACTCTGCTCTGCTCTCATCtgatcttttatatatatatattatttaggcTCTGATGGTTCACTTTCAAAGTTATGTGGACAAGATGGCTGTTATTATATCTGTTGATGACAATGTCATTCCTGACCCCAATCAGTTGCTGGATGATTTTGAGAAATCCCTTCATCTCATCAAGGATGCTGCTGCAGCCGCCACATCATCACCAGGCCAACCAGCAATTTATAAGCCGTACGTGCGCTAGGCAagctatatatatgttatattgaAGATCACATATCtcaagtaataattaataagctGCAGGAATGAAACTGTATAATATGTTGTATGTGTGCTAGCTACcttaagtttaattttgtaataagTTAAATTGTATGCTTTCTCTTAGCTACCCAACAGGCCAATTGCCTATGGCGGGTGCAGTGGGCTTAGATAGGTTGGTGTACACCACCCCGCCCGGCCTTGTTATctctatatatgaaattaaatgtATGTAGTGTTATTGGATTCAATTCATACTACTCCGATccttaattatacatatataaataaatgttctatatatattcacatatgtCCATATGATCAATTAAGCACGGACACATTATAGTACTACGTTATATATGATCATATCCGCACTTACATATTCAGAACAATACGTTTTTTGAAGGGATGAATAGTGATATAATATTGGGTTTTTGACTACCGGGGTGGTCATTTGGTGGGCCAACATATATGACTGATTGAATGAATGAAAGGTAAATAATTTTAGAggaaaaaataaagagagaCAATATTTTTAAACTGGAAACCGGAATGTTGAAATATAATCATGAGTCTTTTTGGGTGGTGACAAGCCAAAATCTACAATATTTTAGGTAGTTTGGTACATGTACATGCAAGTGTATTTTTCTCTAGAGAGATGTAGATGTCGATTGAGCTCCCCTTTGCAACTAGAAAGTGGCAACCTTTCTCTCTTGTTAGGCAATAGCTACTGGTTAGCACCCTCGCTTCCTTAAGCTAGTTGGCAGGTTGGCCACCTACTTCCAATCGACAAGTTAGGCTCCTGGTGCTAGTTAGCAAGCAGGTTGAATTGCTTGGTGCTGGTTGGCAAGCTGGTCACCTTCTCATCCCAGGATAGGGTGGATAAGATGGTACAATTGTACAAAGCCTCTAACCTCTATGACACTAGTCTGGCTTCATGCCTCGTGGCTTGTCATGGGGCTAACCACCTGTCGGTTTGACTGCTTTGGCGATATTGACTGGGCACACGTGGTTGGATATCTAACACTGTGAAACAACTGGAGGAGAAAACGAGACGATAGTTTTACGTTATTGCAAGAGAATTGATGAATTATGAACCCCGTTCAATGTGCCCTAGGGGATGTTGTATTTATACAAGATTTACATGTCTTGAGAAAGGAAATTAAGAAGAGAGTTAacaaatttgatatatattaagAAAGTTTCATAAGCTGCTGCATTTCTTTCCTAATGCATAAAAGGGAAATCTCGCCTAAAATCCGGACAAAGCCTTTTGGGAAATATCCTTTTCCCGCCTATAGGTTCGGTACTCGGTTGGCCTCACCGACCCTGACTACCCACCGAATATTGGTAGATGACTAGGTTGGGACACAATACCCCCCAACGAGAATCCCATATTCTTGGTCTGCTCGGTACCCGTTCTACGCGGCGAAAACCGGCCACGAATGATTGACAACTGTCTGTACCCATCCGACTGCAGAGGGCTGGTGGCTCGCCCGAGTACCGCCCATGCGAGGCCTCTTTGGTCTTCTAACCAGTCTACTTGAGTGCATGCTTCTGCTTCCCGCGGTGTATCCTACTCAGAGGTATCCATCAATAGGAATTagagaaaagtgtcaaattgaccCCCTAAGTCAAACGGATAGTGCAATTAAGTCCCCTAAGTAAAAAAAGCTCCATTTAAATCCCTTAAACCGgcaaaaatattcaattagGTCCAAAATGACCTGATTAGCAAGTTAGTTCGACATCAGGCTGACATGTgtcccttttattttttaatgaattattttattttattaaaaattttcttttttatttaaaactgtttttaattatatatgtctGCAAGTCGGCGTAGCGCTTCGCCGGAGAATTCTCGAGACCGTCGAAGACTCTCCGGATATCCGCAAAGCGTCGGAAAACAGTTCCCGGCAGACTTGGAGAGTGCGGCTCTCCATCGTTCCCAGGCTGGGAACCGCCTTCCGGAGGTGGCTGCAGTTATCGGAGGCTGTTATAATCTCCGACACGGTTACGTTCACGGTGACGGAGATGATTTCGGGGAAAGATTTTTGGCTTGAAGATCAGGGATTTTCACTAAGGTTCACAAGCTGAGTGAGTAACCTGCAGAACATGATGAATGTTGTCTGAGATCCAGATCTGGAAGACAGCCATGGTTGTCGTTTTCGGACAACCGTGGTTGTCACCGGACAGCCACGGCTGTCTTTAGTAGGAGACAACCACCGGTTTGACAGCCGGTGGctgtttaataatataaaaaaaaaaattaaaaatagttttcAATAAATGGAATGATGCGAGGGAAGGCGAATGATGgagatgtaggagtagcttTGAGTGTTTGTTTGAGCCACAGCGACGGAGAGgccaaagaaaggaaaagaaaagatggCAACGACGGCAGCCATcggaggagaagaagatgacTAGTAGCAGAGGGAGAGTTGCAGAGACAGAAAAGTTTTCTtaccaaaaaaagaagaaaatttttaataaaataaaataataaaataattcattaaaaaataaaaaagaaaataattcaggtaaaaaagttttaaataaaaacagtttagtaatatgtatatatatatatatatatatatatatatatatatatatatatatatatataaattaaaaacagttttaaataaaaaagaaaatttttaataaaataaaataattcattaaaaaataaaatggacaCATGTCAGCCTGATGTTGAACTAACTTGCTAATCAGGTCATTTTGGACctaattgaatatttttgcCGGTTTAAGGGGTTTTTATTTAGgggactcaattgcactatccgtttgacttagggggccaatttaACACTTTTCCCTAggaattataattaattatgctCCTAACTAAATTAGTAAATGAATAcctacaaataaattaaagataatgAACGTAAAGACAAGAATATTGTTGGTCACAGAGACAAAGTCTGTATTGTGACTTGAGTAGTGAATGATGTCCTAATAGGACAATTAGCAATAATTTATACACAACTTGCTCCTAACTACTCTGCGAGAAATGAGCGAcagtttataaataattttgacgGCGCACCACACCTCACCAGTCGAGGCCGAGCACCCGCCGACTTGACATCGGTAGCCAACCATAGCTTAGGGTTCGGCCAAGGGCTGGTATTGGGCTCAGCCTCGTCCACTAGGGTCGAGGCCCTGAGGCTTCGAGGTTGATCAGGTTCGACCTACGAGGTTAATTTGCTCTGAGTCCATTTATAATATATccaaagataatatattttaattaagaatAGTACTTGTACCTAATATAGGTTAGCATGTTCCATCTATTTGTTCTTGATATGATTCTCCTAATTTCTCCTAACTCCACCAGTTGTAGTGAGTACAAAAATGTATTAAACAAAATTCCTTTACCTTTTATATCAATTACATACCTATGAAATCTTAATCATCGAAgataattaaactttttaatgtgttagtcaatacatttaaaaattatgtgtttctGGTACGGTTAGCATATTTTGTACGTGcaataaatacatataaacaaattagagacacataacataataactacaaacacataaattgaTAACGGCAGGTAgagaatatgttaactgcaattCTGCAAACacatacaattaacatattttgtatttaccagccattaacaatttatgtgtatgtagcTATCATGTCTGTAATTATCATTTGATgcgtctttaatttatttaacccataactataaatacaaaatttgataAAAGATTATGTTTTGATCAGGTCAACAATACGATGTAAAACATAGTCCATTTGAAagacttttattttactttattgaaTTTTGGTGTTGGTTGAAAGATCGATTCGAAgcgaatgatgatgatgatcaccCGCCACCTTTCAGATCAGATCGGCACCATACACCAACCttcaaacccaagaaaacaCTTCCTAATTAATCACAACCCCCTCGCTACCAAACCTGATGACCCACACCaactcttttgttttcttttctagCTTTCCGGCCTGCACGCagcattattgttattattgatctataacatatatacagTTGCAAAATATTATTCATCAAGCATTAGCGAGCTGAGCTGAGCGGTGGTCTTAGCTGCAGGATAGGATAATGGCTCCAATTTCAAGCAGACTCCAAGAATTACTTGTTGTGATCTTGATCATCATCGTTTCTGGGAGATCAAATAATAATGTTGAAGCTCAGAACACAGAAGTTGCCCAAGATAAAAAAGCACTATGCAGCATCAGTCTTGCGTCGTTTCTTCCTCCTCCCTATGGGGCTATGGAAAACATGATTTGTCAGCCTCTTTGGAATTCTAATTTCCTGCTAAGAGTAAGTAcagtagtatatataaattaaattgcaGCATAGCATTATCTGGAGTGaagtatatgcatatatatatatatatataatgcaaatGAGTGAAATGAATTTGATTtatatgtttgtgtgtgtgtagtatTCGCAGACAAAAGACAACGTGGTGACAATAGTGGCATCGACTCTATACACCAGTGGGTGGGTAGGAATTGGGTTTTCAAGAAATGGAAAGATGATCAACTCTAGCTCCATGGTTGGATGGATAACACCAGAAGGTAAAGCCAGAATGAGGCAGTACTTATTGGAGGGATTCAAGCCTTCACAGGTAAAACATGACAAAGGTGAACTGCCATTGACCACCACTCCTCCCCTGGTTGTGCTACAAGGCGCCACTATTTACCTGGCATTCCAATTGAAATTCCCAATGCGCCTCAGAGCTCAACCAATCATCCTAGCATTTGCACATAGATATCCCCATCATCTCCGCCTTACAAACCATGATGACAAGACCACCATCAACTTTGACTTCTCCACAGGTATGGTTTATAGCTAGTATGAGATGAATATATAGATGTATGTATAGTAGCTAGTGTGCTTAATTTGTTTGTTGGGTCTTAATTGCATGCAGGAGCTTCGTATTCAGTATCTGTTTCACCTAGTGGTATCATGAAAACAAAGAAGACACATGGTGTTTTAGGAATCATGGGATGGGGTTTGTTCTCCCCTAGCGGGGCAATTTTTGCAAGATACCTCAGGCAACGAGGAGGAGATAATGCATTGTGGTTTTACCTTCATGTTTCTGCTCAGTTCATTGGATTCATATTAGGACTTGCTGGTGTGGTTATGGGCCTTCGACTGTACACAAGAATGCATGCCCACGTTCCAGCACATAGGGGCATTggcatttttcttcttctcctcagTATTCTCCAGGTTTAATTTCATCTCAtctcatttcatttcatttgctgcatatatatatgcctttaatttttgtatcatCCTATCGATCGATCAGGTGTTAGCATTTTTCCTACGTCCCCACGAAGACAGCAAACATCGCAAGTACTGGAATTTGTATCATTCTTGGGTTGGAAGGATTGCACTTTTCTTTGGAGCTTTGAACATTGTGTTGGGAATACACTACGCAGAAGCAGGGGATGAATGGCAGATAGGATACGGGTTTCTTCTTGGATCAACACTACTCGCATGTATTATCCTCGAAACATTGTTAAGGATGAAGAACAAGAAGCTAAACAATCCACCCCACCACCGTCCAGACTTCCCAATGAATTCTATGGATCACTAACCACAACCAACCTGCTGCCCGCATGTGCAATGccccccatatatatatatatatacattttaccCATCAACAACATATAAAAGCTCGCATCGTCCCAACTTCAATTCACTGCTTTTTGAACCCATCCAAAGTGATGTAAATTTTCAAGTTTTGTATTGTCTGCTCCCTCCTAGTTTTGCAGTAGAGAAATGTTGTGTAATAGGAATTATATTCTTTCAAGTGTGGCTGGCTGGCTGGCTTTCTTTGTATGATTTGGAGCACAAATCTTGACTCTTCTCTTTTCATCTTTTGGTAAATACTATATTGCATGGAAAACTTCAGAGCTTGATTGATTATACACTACTCACGCCTTATCACTACACTACttaaataaacaatataataaatcaaataaagacCAACACCAACTACTGTGAATTTTGCAAAATAAATACGATGTAAGATCAAAAAAGTCTATTTCTCGTCAATTAAGTTCAAAAGAATAATTGATGTAGCCGTATACAACTCAACCAAATAATGAACTGTCTTCCCTATCAAAAATAGAACTTGCTATGAATAAGCTAATCCTAGATGAAAGGGGAGTAACTTTAGCCTTTAAGTATTCATATTAAGCACTGtgaaaacaaaacataaagACTTCCTAACCAAATTGGAGACTGCATGTAGGTATCACCAGACCAGTAAAGACTCCGATCCTTAAATGCCAAAACCCACGTCTCTAAGAAGAAACCTGCAGCATATAAGTCAAACAGCCATTTAAACTGCATACCCACCCAAGAGAAGGGGTGGGAGGAAAGGAGGGGACAAAAAGGATAGATGATTGCATTGGCAATGTGAATATGTAATAGGAAAGAAAGACTGTACAAGCCTACAACTCCCATCAAAAAGTACAAATACACAAAGAATATAATGAAACTCAGCATGTTAAAGCATGCATGCATACTAATTATTCTCAGAAGCAAAGtcattcataaatcataataacaAGAAGACTTCAATCACAGAAAGTTCAAATATAGTAAGTTGGTGAATATATCTAACCTGCACCATTAAGTTCAAGTGACGTAGTCCGAAATCCAGCAACATAAATCCCAAAACCTGACAATTCAATTCTTTTATCTTTATTTCCTTGGGAATTCGGACAAGTGTGCTTCAACTTCATATTGGTCATTATGCAATAGTTATTGGTTAAAAGCTCCAGAACTATATTTTATGTGCAATTACTGGCACAATCTTTATTGGAAGGAAGTCCTGTGGACCTGGGAACTTCTGTCTCTCTGATAACTCTGCTATAAACAACTTTAAATGACTGAGAGGTGTATGGTCTCTTTAGCAAACTTATAGGCATCCTCAGAGTTTGTTTCCTGTTCCTCCGTCCTCTAATCAAAATGTTAAAGGTTTTCTCATTATCAGTCTTCCAAGGATGTCTTG contains these protein-coding regions:
- the LOC116016348 gene encoding cytochrome b561 and DOMON domain-containing protein At3g61750; protein product: MAPISSRLQELLVVILIIIVSGRSNNNVEAQNTEVAQDKKALCSISLASFLPPPYGAMENMICQPLWNSNFLLRYSQTKDNVVTIVASTLYTSGWVGIGFSRNGKMINSSSMVGWITPEGKARMRQYLLEGFKPSQVKHDKGELPLTTTPPLVVLQGATIYLAFQLKFPMRLRAQPIILAFAHRYPHHLRLTNHDDKTTINFDFSTGASYSVSVSPSGIMKTKKTHGVLGIMGWGLFSPSGAIFARYLRQRGGDNALWFYLHVSAQFIGFILGLAGVVMGLRLYTRMHAHVPAHRGIGIFLLLLSILQVLAFFLRPHEDSKHRKYWNLYHSWVGRIALFFGALNIVLGIHYAEAGDEWQIGYGFLLGSTLLACIILETLLRMKNKKLNNPPHHRPDFPMNSMDH